In one window of Brenneria goodwinii DNA:
- a CDS encoding AvrE-family type 3 secretion system effector, with the protein MAIGKVNVSSTQWVNASKSAGAENAGNKKLHQATKSHASTSAAGSLINERRNLPSRPNLRQAPPAAQDEMPARQRGRGSKLGNFLHGFSPFKKKNAEGQPAKPEAQKSTAAYPPNSLLAKMAEERSSSLTQGQTIAADEKPPADEVRHYQHNFSQVRQNILKKIGQTSADGGFVSGSSHYYTPPSSMTSSGYLSSESVDSLPADMFDDDGTVDQLYRDMLDRQAGQAPKVFDPVAFYGLAPQPEASTSTEAADDAQFDDDGMQERLHRQMTERQAGKPPKVFEPTISSPKREPFQPSLSPIKEKPYEGGEEALSRQREVPGQQLGAGPATQPLNLSLDGKGRLAVHETASPAIQSLLQQTLGKDDQRFLSHMTRVSDEGDQQHLLLSKEGKLFALNRSSNAYTAIHSSEPGAEKKTLELAGKGKASYTLHADADNGTVTLRAESKYRSGGSPPSSLPLPGRLHESLLTGIYRHPSTATDAQGAQVRLHGGKLYELNEALDVWQKNSDIAFDKLSAQADNKLYAVQNKHTLSNLTDGTHSEKFVNDIAAFAVNKRGQAAVLVDTDDRARVCFMPSLDAAPEHRVPVILKLADPALALVRGSEHIEAQTIGMADNQFYVSDSEGKLFVGDYPRLGQNELTLKPAPQPKLEQAFSKNYHIEGFASDEYGQLNALVKDNLKQTHACPLGKDNQFTPGWNLTDALVLDNQLGLTHIQPTELETVGLKYQGKLTLQEGALYYHDSLTHAWTKAEDGCAQLKKGSDDQAYILKDGEVKKLSINHRSSTLRQGTDNIFSLPHVRNKPELGKALLPEAKNDKATAMAVLNSQQFLVVSEQGDIHFHQVKPGTKQSLHPAQAVPKTGINGDIKDISLDRHQNLYALTRQGDVFTLPPSQWRQPAGEQRQTAWEAVSPPNGGAGEISHIQNDDAGNLVVSQDDIHHRLTENGWQSVDTVRHAEPPPIESRSSETVYNRLNNVNKRARLPGSGLTAQGTIMKGGFTGTEGGAVKSKFSERLSAHVFSPTLSVPRPVKNLAYAVQHQWQGREGLKSLYQMQSALLKQLEGENSRKSAAITPVTPHSAPEGDLRTRLDRLDLGENGKELTTMLQRFRSELEESATLSVTRLGQHKGIVKDSGELNERFKPSSLKNVAQSLNPNRSGRDLSKSLLDAWRSAPAAKDSKVETLLSAFVDKKVNISHQKADIALGRQRDPNDQNSLLKSRLILDTLTLKDLHQLVGKAELLSGKSPDEQQIGQLQREVTQLRDRQYGQNPIKQFTDMGFSGDSMLEADYDAVKAFLNAFRKENHGLNVTAKTVLDASHQAELESKLVDTLKSLGEGDVINFERSYGGGASAAYVFLLKNSPLPVVPGGGMTFNRMYGLTMTRLDNSLYVEFNRRGDTVGNVSMATGFNLLPDLLPKSIKEKVSAISINDHYNLMPDLRINGSMAGALTKGSQKGLAFTLTDDELPDFVKGLTQGTLNPAELMQKGVQHLVRSGEKISFSLDISSSLEARAAVNLGANIVDPATSQSRAPFPETLTRAALGVGAGLNVLSATRERTLAEGETAMNRTYTDNRARFFNRVDMDAHAGINAGAVIPLEDGNADNPNDIVPIFVGTGASANLTIDSSVNKMVDMMMKRAEPVIDDDVTELTVQLSKHFKDSASRQVLAALPDVKDVGEKLRILNNHFSGQEINSDERYEALNNVKSTFFQHQIAQDGGMMAAWITLNTTYNNLSRLDNNGIIHAVHKFLDASLPPTNSDRLKALMDSTPELSGAIESIKQLPGTNATVGLELKEPLKQKLIEGIQQKKVEHQDIANLFNDRNNLRLSYIAFYQTAKKREGFDTPTLVFGGSSSASVSMSKNIGMIAFKYGQDQNVPRGFTLDGDIAKANPTLANAMYQLKNEGMEMKS; encoded by the coding sequence ATGGCCATCGGCAAAGTCAATGTTTCGTCGACACAATGGGTCAACGCGAGCAAGTCAGCGGGTGCGGAAAACGCGGGAAATAAAAAGCTGCATCAGGCGACGAAGTCGCACGCGTCGACATCTGCGGCGGGATCCTTGATTAACGAAAGGCGAAATCTCCCCTCCCGGCCGAATCTTCGCCAGGCGCCGCCCGCCGCCCAAGATGAAATGCCCGCGCGTCAACGCGGACGCGGTTCCAAACTCGGCAACTTTCTGCATGGGTTTTCGCCTTTTAAGAAAAAGAATGCGGAGGGGCAACCGGCCAAACCCGAAGCGCAAAAATCGACCGCGGCGTACCCGCCCAACTCGTTGTTGGCGAAAATGGCGGAGGAGCGGTCATCGTCGTTGACTCAGGGCCAGACGATTGCTGCCGATGAGAAACCGCCCGCGGATGAGGTGCGGCATTATCAGCATAATTTCAGCCAGGTCAGGCAGAATATCCTGAAAAAGATTGGGCAAACTTCCGCGGACGGCGGTTTTGTCAGCGGTTCGTCCCACTATTACACCCCGCCTTCGTCGATGACCTCTTCCGGTTATCTCTCCTCTGAGTCTGTGGATTCTTTGCCCGCCGACATGTTTGACGATGACGGCACGGTGGACCAGCTGTACCGCGACATGCTGGATAGGCAGGCGGGCCAGGCGCCCAAGGTATTTGATCCGGTGGCGTTTTATGGCCTGGCCCCGCAACCGGAGGCATCAACATCCACGGAGGCGGCTGACGACGCGCAGTTTGACGATGACGGTATGCAGGAGCGGTTGCATCGCCAGATGACGGAGCGCCAGGCGGGCAAGCCGCCGAAGGTGTTCGAACCGACGATTTCCTCGCCCAAACGCGAGCCGTTTCAGCCGTCGTTATCCCCAATAAAAGAGAAACCGTATGAGGGCGGCGAAGAGGCGCTGTCCCGTCAGCGCGAGGTGCCGGGACAGCAACTGGGGGCGGGGCCGGCCACGCAGCCGCTGAATTTGAGCCTGGACGGCAAAGGGCGCCTTGCGGTGCATGAAACGGCGTCACCGGCGATCCAAAGTCTGTTGCAGCAAACGTTGGGGAAAGATGATCAGCGCTTTTTGTCGCATATGACGCGTGTCTCGGACGAGGGCGATCAGCAACATCTGCTGTTGAGCAAAGAGGGCAAGCTGTTTGCCCTGAATCGTTCATCCAACGCGTATACCGCCATTCATTCCAGCGAACCCGGCGCGGAGAAGAAAACGCTGGAACTGGCGGGGAAAGGTAAAGCAAGTTACACCCTGCATGCGGACGCGGATAACGGCACGGTGACCCTGCGCGCCGAGAGTAAATACCGGTCCGGCGGCAGTCCGCCATCGTCTCTTCCTTTGCCCGGCCGTCTGCATGAGTCGCTGTTGACCGGTATTTATCGTCATCCCTCAACGGCAACCGATGCGCAAGGGGCGCAAGTGCGTCTGCATGGGGGAAAACTGTATGAACTGAACGAGGCGCTGGACGTTTGGCAAAAGAACAGCGATATCGCTTTCGATAAGTTGTCTGCTCAGGCGGATAACAAACTTTATGCGGTACAGAATAAGCATACGCTGAGCAATTTAACGGATGGCACGCATTCTGAGAAATTCGTGAATGACATTGCCGCGTTTGCGGTCAATAAACGCGGTCAGGCGGCGGTGCTGGTGGATACGGACGATCGCGCCAGAGTGTGTTTTATGCCGTCGCTGGACGCCGCGCCGGAACACCGCGTACCGGTTATCCTCAAGCTGGCCGATCCGGCATTGGCGCTGGTGCGCGGCAGCGAACATATCGAAGCGCAAACCATTGGCATGGCGGACAACCAGTTCTATGTCTCCGACAGTGAAGGCAAGCTGTTCGTCGGCGACTATCCGCGGCTCGGACAGAATGAACTTACGCTTAAGCCGGCCCCGCAGCCGAAGCTGGAACAGGCTTTTTCAAAGAATTATCACATCGAAGGCTTTGCCAGCGATGAATACGGCCAGTTGAACGCGCTGGTTAAAGACAACCTTAAACAAACGCACGCCTGTCCGTTAGGCAAAGATAATCAGTTTACGCCCGGCTGGAACCTGACCGATGCGCTGGTGCTCGATAATCAACTGGGCCTGACGCATATTCAGCCCACGGAATTGGAAACCGTCGGCCTTAAATATCAGGGCAAGCTGACGTTGCAGGAAGGGGCGCTGTATTACCACGACAGCCTGACGCACGCCTGGACAAAAGCGGAGGACGGCTGCGCGCAATTGAAAAAAGGGAGTGACGATCAAGCCTATATTCTGAAAGACGGCGAGGTCAAAAAACTCAGCATAAACCACCGGAGCAGTACGCTACGGCAGGGAACGGACAATATTTTTTCGCTGCCGCATGTGCGCAACAAGCCCGAATTAGGTAAAGCGCTGTTGCCCGAAGCGAAGAACGACAAGGCGACCGCCATGGCGGTGCTCAACTCGCAGCAGTTTCTGGTGGTGTCGGAACAGGGCGATATCCATTTCCATCAGGTAAAACCCGGCACCAAGCAGTCGCTGCATCCGGCGCAGGCCGTGCCTAAAACCGGCATTAACGGCGACATAAAGGACATTTCGCTGGATCGTCATCAAAATCTGTACGCGTTGACCCGACAGGGGGACGTATTCACTTTACCGCCATCTCAGTGGCGGCAACCGGCAGGCGAACAGAGACAGACAGCCTGGGAAGCCGTATCGCCGCCGAACGGCGGCGCCGGTGAGATTAGCCATATCCAGAATGACGATGCGGGCAATCTGGTTGTTTCTCAGGATGACATTCATCACCGGTTAACCGAGAACGGCTGGCAGTCAGTGGATACGGTGCGCCACGCGGAGCCGCCGCCGATAGAGTCACGTTCGTCGGAAACCGTCTATAACCGTCTGAATAACGTGAACAAGCGCGCACGCCTGCCGGGTTCCGGGTTAACGGCGCAGGGGACGATCATGAAAGGCGGTTTTACCGGTACGGAAGGCGGCGCGGTGAAAAGCAAGTTCAGCGAGCGTCTCAGCGCGCACGTCTTTTCGCCGACCCTGTCGGTGCCGAGGCCGGTTAAGAATCTGGCCTACGCCGTTCAACACCAGTGGCAGGGACGTGAAGGCTTAAAATCCCTCTATCAGATGCAGAGCGCCTTGCTCAAACAGTTGGAAGGGGAAAACAGTCGCAAGTCGGCGGCGATTACCCCGGTTACTCCTCATTCGGCCCCCGAGGGGGATTTGCGCACCCGCTTGGATCGCCTTGATTTAGGGGAAAATGGGAAAGAATTAACCACGATGTTGCAGCGTTTTCGTTCCGAACTGGAAGAGAGCGCGACGCTGTCGGTGACCCGGCTGGGGCAGCATAAAGGCATTGTGAAAGACAGCGGCGAACTGAACGAACGGTTCAAGCCGTCGTCGCTGAAAAACGTCGCGCAGTCGCTGAATCCCAACCGTTCCGGCCGCGATCTCAGCAAGTCCTTGCTGGATGCCTGGCGTTCGGCGCCCGCGGCGAAAGACAGTAAGGTGGAAACGCTGTTGTCCGCATTCGTGGATAAAAAGGTCAACATCAGTCACCAGAAGGCGGATATCGCGCTGGGCCGCCAGCGCGATCCCAACGATCAAAATTCATTGCTCAAATCCCGTCTGATTCTGGATACGCTGACGCTCAAAGATCTCCACCAACTGGTCGGCAAGGCGGAACTGTTGTCCGGTAAATCGCCGGATGAGCAACAGATTGGCCAACTGCAACGGGAAGTGACGCAGCTGCGCGACCGTCAATATGGTCAGAACCCGATTAAACAATTTACCGATATGGGATTTTCCGGCGACAGCATGCTGGAGGCGGACTATGACGCGGTAAAAGCGTTTCTTAATGCTTTCCGTAAGGAAAATCACGGCTTAAACGTCACGGCGAAAACGGTATTGGATGCATCGCATCAGGCTGAGCTGGAGTCGAAACTGGTCGATACGCTGAAATCCCTGGGCGAAGGCGACGTCATCAACTTTGAGCGTAGCTACGGCGGCGGCGCCAGCGCGGCTTATGTCTTCTTGCTGAAGAACTCGCCGCTTCCCGTCGTACCGGGCGGCGGTATGACGTTTAACCGCATGTACGGGCTCACCATGACGCGCCTTGATAACAGTTTATATGTCGAATTTAATCGGCGGGGAGACACCGTCGGCAATGTTTCCATGGCAACCGGCTTTAACCTCTTGCCGGACTTACTGCCTAAATCGATTAAAGAAAAAGTGAGCGCGATAAGCATCAACGACCATTACAACCTGATGCCGGATTTGCGCATCAACGGTTCAATGGCCGGCGCGTTAACCAAAGGCAGTCAAAAAGGGCTGGCCTTCACGCTGACGGATGATGAGTTGCCTGATTTTGTTAAAGGCCTGACCCAGGGAACGCTGAACCCGGCGGAGTTGATGCAAAAAGGCGTCCAGCATCTGGTGAGGAGCGGCGAAAAAATCAGCTTTAGCTTGGATATCAGCAGCTCGCTGGAAGCGCGCGCCGCGGTGAACCTGGGGGCGAATATTGTCGATCCGGCGACGTCGCAATCAAGAGCGCCGTTCCCGGAAACCTTGACGCGCGCGGCATTGGGCGTCGGCGCCGGATTAAATGTGCTGTCCGCCACCCGCGAACGGACGTTGGCCGAAGGCGAAACCGCCATGAACAGAACGTACACCGACAACCGGGCGCGCTTCTTTAACCGGGTGGACATGGATGCGCATGCCGGTATCAACGCGGGGGCGGTTATCCCTCTTGAAGACGGCAATGCCGACAATCCGAATGACATCGTGCCGATATTCGTCGGCACCGGGGCGTCGGCGAATCTCACCATAGACAGTTCGGTCAACAAAATGGTGGATATGATGATGAAGCGGGCCGAGCCGGTTATTGATGATGACGTTACTGAATTGACCGTTCAACTGAGTAAACATTTTAAAGACAGCGCCAGCCGTCAGGTACTTGCGGCGCTGCCTGACGTGAAGGATGTCGGGGAAAAATTGCGCATTCTGAATAATCATTTCAGCGGCCAGGAAATCAACAGCGACGAACGTTATGAGGCGCTGAATAATGTTAAATCCACCTTTTTTCAGCACCAGATCGCGCAGGATGGCGGCATGATGGCGGCGTGGATCACGCTCAACACCACTTATAACAATCTGTCGCGGCTGGATAACAACGGCATCATCCATGCCGTGCATAAATTCCTGGACGCGTCGTTGCCGCCCACCAACTCGGATCGCCTTAAAGCGCTCATGGACTCCACGCCTGAGCTAAGCGGGGCCATTGAGAGCATAAAACAGTTGCCCGGCACGAACGCAACGGTGGGATTGGAATTAAAAGAACCGCTGAAACAAAAGCTCATCGAAGGTATTCAACAGAAGAAGGTTGAACATCAGGATATTGCGAACCTGTTTAACGATCGTAATAACTTGCGGTTGAGTTACATCGCCTTTTATCAAACCGCCAAAAAGAGAGAGGGGTTTGATACCCCGACGCTGGTCTTTGGCGGGAGCAGCAGCGCCAGTGTCTCCATGTCGAAGAACATCGGCATGATCGCGTTCAAATATGGGCAGGATCAGAACGTACCGCGCGGGTTCACGCTGGACGGCGATATCGCCAAGGCGAACCCGACCCTCGCTAACGCCATGTATCAGTTGAAAAACGAAGGCATGGAAATGAAGAGTTAA
- a CDS encoding MmgE/PrpD family protein, giving the protein MTVVETIAAWCVRKAPFSQAARQGAREAIIDTLACLYAGRHDFSSRAVRQAWAAYQPPPPAICALINGTAAHAIDYDDNFAPGMSHASAVLVPALLAVALAEKRDGGDLIDAYLIGLQAQAFVGSVVGASHYTAGWHGTSTVGCIGTAAGVAWLKGLDEQGIARTLSIAVSLAGGVKGQFGTPLKPFHAGMAARNAVDAAELAATGMTGRLDIIEGEQGFYQLFAGKHFQPADIECWLTPSRHVIESVGVLPKKHPCCGSTHRILDAISDLQALHAFSADDVVKVDTKVGIANRRNLAYPQPENEMQARFSMPYCVSVMLEKGRLSVADFTPQQVARQSAADKLNRVSMTSWSETEEEENDNLPHAVAITLKDGRKLNAQRLNAKGDISDPFSDTDRQRKFADCCAGLADADALYQRLTRLEQESSLAFLRVMLLA; this is encoded by the coding sequence ATGACGGTGGTTGAGACGATTGCCGCCTGGTGCGTGCGTAAAGCGCCGTTCAGCCAGGCAGCCAGACAGGGCGCGCGTGAAGCCATTATCGATACGCTGGCATGTTTGTATGCCGGGCGGCATGACTTTTCCAGCCGGGCGGTGCGGCAGGCGTGGGCGGCGTACCAGCCGCCGCCGCCGGCCATATGCGCGTTGATTAACGGCACCGCGGCGCACGCCATCGATTATGACGATAACTTTGCGCCGGGAATGAGCCACGCATCGGCGGTGCTGGTGCCGGCATTGCTGGCGGTGGCGCTGGCGGAAAAACGCGACGGCGGCGATCTTATCGATGCCTACCTGATAGGATTGCAGGCGCAGGCGTTTGTCGGCTCGGTGGTCGGTGCATCACATTACACCGCGGGATGGCACGGCACCTCTACCGTCGGCTGTATCGGCACCGCCGCCGGCGTCGCCTGGCTGAAAGGACTGGACGAACAGGGCATCGCCCGGACGCTGAGTATCGCCGTCAGCCTTGCCGGCGGCGTCAAAGGCCAGTTTGGTACGCCGCTGAAGCCGTTTCACGCCGGTATGGCGGCGCGCAACGCGGTGGATGCGGCGGAACTCGCCGCCACCGGCATGACCGGCCGTCTGGATATTATCGAAGGCGAGCAGGGCTTTTATCAGTTATTTGCCGGCAAGCACTTTCAGCCCGCGGATATCGAGTGCTGGCTAACCCCGTCGCGGCACGTGATCGAAAGCGTTGGCGTCCTGCCGAAAAAACATCCCTGTTGCGGTTCGACGCACCGAATTCTGGACGCCATCAGCGATTTACAGGCGCTGCATGCATTCAGCGCAGACGATGTGGTAAAGGTTGACACCAAAGTCGGGATCGCCAACCGGCGTAATCTGGCCTATCCGCAACCGGAAAATGAAATGCAGGCGCGTTTCTCGATGCCCTATTGCGTCAGCGTCATGCTGGAAAAGGGGAGGTTAAGCGTCGCGGACTTTACGCCGCAACAGGTCGCCAGGCAGTCGGCGGCGGACAAACTGAACCGGGTCAGTATGACAAGCTGGAGTGAAACGGAAGAAGAAGAGAATGACAATCTGCCGCACGCCGTGGCGATTACGCTAAAAGATGGCCGTAAGCTGAACGCCCAGCGGTTAAATGCGAAAGGCGACATCAGCGATCCCTTCAGCGATACCGATCGTCAGCGCAAATTTGCCGACTGCTGCGCCGGGCTGGCGGATGCCGACGCGCTGTATCAGCGTTTAACCCGGCTTGAGCAGGAAAGTTCGTTGGCGTTTTTACGCGTGATGTTGCTGGCGTAA
- a CDS encoding ABC transporter ATP-binding protein: MIIPASQRSVEVIDLNIAFGEGIMRRQVVSDVSFTLAEGESYGLIGESGCGKSTILRALAGLNSDYQGAILFANREQHPVRDKAFYRQVQMVFQDPYASLHPRKMVYSTLREPLQLHGLDRHEGRISEALNAVGLSDAFRYRYPHQLSGGQRQRVAIARALIMEPSVLLLDEPTSALDVSVQAEILNLLAGMRRQRKLTYLMVTHDLAVVTHLCQRVAIMHQGKLLEELSADALRRGDAREAYTRHFLAASEA; encoded by the coding sequence ATGATCATTCCTGCCTCGCAACGCAGCGTGGAAGTCATCGATCTCAATATCGCTTTTGGCGAGGGCATCATGCGGCGCCAGGTGGTCAGCGACGTCAGTTTCACGCTGGCGGAAGGCGAAAGCTACGGGCTGATTGGCGAATCCGGCTGCGGCAAATCGACCATTCTGCGCGCCCTTGCCGGTCTGAACAGCGATTATCAAGGGGCGATTCTGTTTGCTAATCGCGAGCAGCATCCGGTACGCGATAAAGCCTTTTATCGTCAGGTACAGATGGTGTTTCAGGATCCCTATGCCTCGCTCCATCCGCGCAAGATGGTGTACAGCACGCTGCGCGAACCGCTGCAATTGCATGGGCTGGATCGCCACGAGGGGCGGATCAGCGAGGCGTTGAACGCCGTCGGTTTGTCGGATGCTTTCCGCTACCGCTACCCGCACCAGTTATCCGGCGGCCAGCGTCAGCGCGTGGCTATTGCCAGGGCGCTGATTATGGAACCCTCCGTTCTGTTGCTGGACGAACCCACTTCCGCGCTGGATGTGTCGGTGCAGGCGGAAATTCTTAATCTGCTTGCCGGCATGCGCCGGCAGCGCAAATTGACCTACCTGATGGTGACGCACGATTTGGCGGTGGTGACTCACCTGTGCCAGCGCGTGGCGATTATGCATCAGGGCAAACTCTTGGAAGAACTGAGCGCGGACGCTCTGCGGCGGGGAGACGCCCGCGAAGCGTATACCCGGCATTTTCTCGCCGCCAGCGAGGCATGA
- a CDS encoding ABC transporter ATP-binding protein, which translates to MSDILLDVQDLNIVFKGAHEDNHAVRDVSFQVGREKVAIVGESGSGKSQTCRALLKLTPKIGRISAKAIRFGEFDLLNASEKQMRTIRGNRISMILQDPKFSLNPLMRIGYQITEAYRLHTRVSQKIAREKALAMLESVHIRDCENVFARYPHEISGGMGQRVMIAMMLIPEPDLIIADEPTSALDVTVRQQVLSILDEQLARRNTGLLFITHDLNLVSRFCDRVLVMYAGRVVEEIAASRLHQARHPYTQALLSSQPRLHHPVDTLSVPTRDPDWLNGPSYRNGVAL; encoded by the coding sequence ATGAGTGACATTCTGCTTGATGTACAGGATCTGAATATTGTGTTTAAAGGCGCCCACGAGGACAACCACGCGGTGCGGGATGTTTCCTTTCAGGTGGGACGGGAGAAAGTGGCGATAGTCGGCGAGTCGGGATCCGGCAAATCGCAGACCTGCCGCGCGCTGCTCAAGCTGACGCCGAAAATCGGCCGCATCAGCGCCAAAGCGATCCGCTTTGGCGAGTTCGATCTGCTGAACGCCAGCGAAAAACAGATGCGCACCATCCGCGGCAACCGCATTTCGATGATTTTACAGGATCCTAAATTCTCGCTGAATCCGCTGATGCGCATCGGCTACCAGATTACCGAAGCGTATCGTCTGCACACGCGCGTCAGCCAGAAAATTGCCCGCGAAAAAGCGCTGGCGATGCTGGAGTCGGTGCATATCCGCGACTGCGAAAATGTGTTTGCGCGCTATCCTCATGAGATCTCCGGCGGCATGGGGCAGCGCGTGATGATCGCCATGATGCTGATCCCGGAACCCGATCTGATCATCGCCGATGAGCCGACTTCCGCGCTGGATGTCACCGTGCGTCAGCAGGTGCTGTCGATCCTCGACGAACAGCTGGCGCGGCGTAATACCGGCTTATTGTTTATCACCCACGATCTGAATCTGGTGTCGCGCTTTTGCGATCGGGTGCTGGTGATGTACGCCGGACGCGTCGTCGAAGAGATCGCCGCCAGCCGCCTGCACCAGGCCCGCCACCCTTATACTCAAGCCCTGCTGTCCAGCCAGCCGCGCTTACATCATCCGGTGGACACGCTCAGCGTGCCGACGCGCGATCCCGACTGGCTGAATGGCCCCAGCTACCGCAATGGAGTCGCCCTATGA
- a CDS encoding ABC transporter permease has protein sequence MTDLTNKSSGARSRSSLRNWLNAPVPTTPLQARMQQMWIQWHRFCANHSALFGLIVLLVIVFAALFAPWLASHDIYAQDLANRLQTPSLENWLGTDELGRDIYSRLLYGARITLYIAGLTAIIITPLGLVIGTTAGYLGGWVDTVLMRLVDIFLAFPSLILALAFVAALGPGIENAIIAISLSSWPPIARLARAETLSIRKMDYIAAVRLQGASSWHIILFHVIPMCLPSVVVRVTLNMAAIILTAAGLGFLGLGAQAPSPEWGAMLASGREFMLNNGWIAAIPGLAILFTSLAFNLLGDGLRDVMDLRHE, from the coding sequence ATGACCGATTTGACCAACAAATCCTCTGGCGCCCGCTCGCGTTCATCTCTGCGCAACTGGCTGAATGCGCCGGTGCCGACCACGCCGTTGCAGGCGCGGATGCAGCAGATGTGGATTCAGTGGCATCGTTTTTGCGCCAATCATTCGGCGCTATTCGGCCTGATTGTGTTGCTGGTGATTGTTTTCGCGGCGCTGTTTGCCCCGTGGCTGGCCAGTCACGATATCTATGCGCAGGATCTGGCCAACCGCCTGCAAACGCCGAGCCTGGAAAACTGGCTGGGCACCGATGAACTGGGGCGGGATATCTACAGCCGGCTGCTGTATGGCGCGCGCATCACGCTGTATATCGCCGGATTGACCGCCATTATCATTACGCCGCTTGGGTTGGTGATCGGCACTACGGCAGGCTATCTCGGCGGCTGGGTGGATACGGTGCTGATGCGCCTGGTGGATATCTTTCTGGCTTTCCCCAGCCTGATTCTGGCGCTGGCGTTCGTCGCCGCGCTCGGCCCCGGCATAGAGAACGCGATCATCGCCATTTCCCTGTCGTCGTGGCCGCCTATCGCGCGTCTGGCGCGGGCGGAGACGCTGTCGATCCGCAAGATGGATTATATCGCGGCGGTACGCCTGCAAGGGGCGTCATCCTGGCACATCATCCTGTTCCACGTTATTCCCATGTGCCTGCCGTCGGTGGTGGTGCGGGTGACGCTGAATATGGCGGCCATCATCCTCACCGCCGCAGGCCTTGGTTTCCTCGGTTTGGGCGCGCAGGCGCCCAGCCCGGAGTGGGGGGCGATGCTGGCGTCCGGGCGCGAGTTTATGCTCAATAACGGTTGGATCGCCGCTATCCCCGGTTTAGCCATCCTTTTCACCAGTCTGGCCTTTAACCTGCTCGGCGACGGCCTGCGCGACGTAATGGATCTTCGCCATGAGTGA
- a CDS encoding ABC transporter permease, which produces MNLAWSLRYRRLMRLIKGAISIFCTLLGLAALTFFIGRLLPIDPVVAVIGDNASQEAYDTMYRQLGLDQPLWKQFADYIWQLAHLDFGIALTTSHPVAQDIARVFPATLELATLAAIIGTGLGIPAGVLSAMYRNSWFDHLIRFIGLLSYSTPHFWLGLMGLLLFYASLGWIGGPGRIDFIYEFDLQPVTGFWLIDSALANNWAVFKNVFSHIVLPASILGLSSLAYISRMTRSFMIEQLSQEYIITARVKGLSWARCVWVHALRNIAVPTLTVVALSWAWLLEGAVLTETVFAWPGFGRYLTNALLAGDMNAVVGCALLTGAIFVVLNLICDLLYRLFDPRTRQEDK; this is translated from the coding sequence ATGAATCTGGCATGGTCGCTGCGTTATCGCCGTCTGATGAGGCTGATAAAAGGCGCGATCTCCATTTTCTGCACGCTGTTGGGGCTGGCGGCCTTGACCTTCTTCATTGGCCGGCTGCTGCCGATCGATCCGGTCGTCGCCGTGATTGGCGATAATGCCAGTCAGGAGGCCTATGACACTATGTATCGTCAGCTAGGGCTCGATCAGCCGCTGTGGAAACAGTTTGCCGATTATATCTGGCAGTTGGCGCACCTTGATTTCGGCATCGCCCTGACGACCAGTCACCCGGTCGCGCAGGATATCGCCCGCGTTTTTCCCGCCACATTGGAACTGGCGACGCTGGCGGCGATTATCGGCACCGGGCTGGGGATCCCCGCCGGGGTGCTGTCGGCCATGTACCGAAACTCCTGGTTCGATCATCTGATCCGTTTTATCGGCCTGCTGAGCTATTCGACGCCGCATTTCTGGCTCGGTCTGATGGGGCTGTTGTTGTTCTACGCCTCGCTGGGCTGGATCGGCGGCCCCGGCCGTATCGATTTTATCTACGAATTCGATCTGCAGCCGGTCACCGGGTTCTGGTTGATCGACAGCGCGCTGGCCAACAACTGGGCGGTATTCAAAAACGTCTTCAGCCATATTGTTCTGCCGGCATCGATTCTGGGCTTAAGTTCGCTGGCCTACATCAGCCGCATGACCCGCAGCTTTATGATCGAACAGCTCTCGCAGGAATACATCATCACCGCGCGGGTGAAAGGCTTGTCCTGGGCGCGCTGCGTCTGGGTGCATGCGCTGCGCAACATTGCCGTTCCCACGCTGACGGTGGTGGCGCTCTCCTGGGCCTGGCTGTTGGAAGGGGCGGTGCTGACCGAAACCGTCTTCGCCTGGCCGGGCTTTGGCCGCTATCTTACCAACGCGCTGCTGGCGGGCGACATGAATGCGGTGGTCGGCTGCGCGCTGCTGACCGGCGCGATATTCGTCGTGCTCAATCTGATTTGCGATTTGCTCTATCGCCTGTTTGATCCCCGAACCCGTCAGGAGGATAAATGA